The Agromyces hippuratus genome has a window encoding:
- the xdhC gene encoding xanthine dehydrogenase accessory protein XdhC: MDWLEALQRLREARTPAVLVTMAVVRGHAPRNGGAKMIVSPDRVFGTVGGGNLEQTATDRARAMLAAASAEPELLTMTLSDKATTDYGVQCCGGEVTMLLEPVRVVPSVAVFGVGHVGLELARILGRQELELHLVDSRPEMLGAARLGEPGVSGLLGDAVAAVHLHHEPVPEAGLALLPPGTHVLIMTHDHVEDLAIVDTALRHPALGSIGLIGSRSKWARFRTQLRELGHDEAALARVETPIGIPEVAGKAPATIAVSVAARILQLIEQPDPSNGDG; encoded by the coding sequence ATGGATTGGCTCGAGGCACTGCAGCGACTCCGCGAGGCGCGGACGCCGGCGGTGCTCGTCACGATGGCCGTGGTGCGCGGGCATGCCCCGCGGAACGGCGGAGCGAAGATGATCGTCTCGCCCGACAGGGTGTTCGGCACGGTCGGCGGCGGCAACCTCGAGCAGACCGCGACGGATCGAGCTCGCGCCATGCTCGCAGCGGCGTCCGCCGAGCCGGAGCTGCTGACCATGACGCTCAGCGACAAGGCGACGACGGACTACGGCGTGCAATGCTGCGGAGGAGAGGTCACCATGCTGCTGGAACCGGTGCGGGTCGTGCCGTCGGTCGCCGTGTTCGGAGTCGGTCACGTCGGGCTCGAACTCGCCCGCATCCTCGGCCGTCAGGAGCTCGAACTCCACCTCGTCGATTCGCGGCCCGAGATGCTCGGGGCCGCGCGCCTCGGCGAGCCCGGCGTCTCAGGGCTCCTCGGCGACGCCGTCGCCGCGGTGCACCTCCATCACGAGCCCGTGCCCGAGGCCGGTCTCGCGCTGCTCCCCCCGGGCACCCACGTGCTGATCATGACGCACGACCACGTCGAGGACCTCGCGATCGTCGACACGGCGCTGCGCCATCCCGCCCTCGGGTCGATCGGGCTCATCGGCTCGCGCTCGAAGTGGGCGCGGTTCCGCACGCAACTGCGGGAGCTCGGGCACGACGAGGCGGCCCTCGCCCGCGTCGAGACCCCGATCGGCATCCCCGAGGTCGCCGGGAAGGCGCCGGCGACGATCGCGGTGAGCGTCGCCGCCCGCATCCTGCAGCTCATCGAGCAGCCCGATCCGTCGAACGGCGACGGATGA
- the allB gene encoding allantoinase AllB: MAQEQSAGAPSDEAGPFDLVIRGGRVLLGDAFSPAEVAVRGGVIVRIAPLGTALEGSRIVQLADDEVLIPGLVDTHVHVDEPGRTEWEGFESATRAAAAGGVTTIVDMPLNSIPATTSVAALEAKRRAAEGRVFVDVGFWGGVVPGNLAELGPLAGEGVFGFKCFLLDSGVDEFPAVTVDEMEAAMAVLRATDSLLLVHAEDAQLIGAAPHPHSTRYSDFLASRPREAEDSAIADVIDRAARTGARAHVVHLSSADSLGRIADARRAGVRLSVETCPHYLTLTAEEVPAGATAFKCCPPIREAANRDALWSGLESGAIDFIVSDHSPAPAELKYAGHGDFVEAWGGIASLQLGLPLVWSGARERGIPLEQVVEWMSGAPARRVGLTEKGRIAEGAAADFAVFAPDETFTVEASALEHRHAVCPYDGRELSGVVRATLLAGHPVDRAAARGRLLRRDGIER, translated from the coding sequence GTGGCGCAGGAACAGTCGGCCGGTGCGCCGAGTGACGAGGCCGGGCCGTTCGATCTCGTGATCCGTGGCGGGCGGGTGCTGCTCGGCGACGCATTCTCGCCGGCCGAAGTCGCGGTGCGGGGCGGCGTCATCGTGCGCATCGCACCGCTCGGCACCGCGCTCGAGGGCTCGCGCATCGTGCAGCTCGCCGACGACGAGGTCCTGATCCCGGGCCTCGTCGACACGCACGTGCACGTCGACGAGCCCGGCCGAACGGAGTGGGAGGGATTCGAGTCGGCGACTCGCGCCGCGGCGGCGGGCGGGGTGACGACCATCGTCGACATGCCGCTCAACAGCATTCCGGCCACGACCTCGGTCGCAGCGCTCGAAGCGAAACGTCGCGCCGCCGAGGGGCGGGTGTTCGTCGACGTCGGCTTCTGGGGCGGCGTCGTGCCGGGCAACCTCGCGGAGCTCGGGCCGCTCGCGGGCGAAGGGGTCTTCGGGTTCAAGTGCTTCCTGCTCGACTCGGGGGTCGACGAGTTCCCCGCGGTCACCGTCGATGAGATGGAGGCCGCGATGGCGGTGCTCCGCGCGACCGATTCGCTGCTCCTCGTGCACGCCGAGGACGCGCAGCTGATCGGTGCGGCGCCGCACCCGCACAGCACCAGGTACTCCGACTTCCTCGCATCGCGACCGCGCGAGGCGGAAGACTCGGCGATCGCCGACGTCATCGATCGCGCCGCGCGCACCGGGGCTCGTGCGCACGTGGTGCACCTGAGCTCGGCGGACTCGCTCGGCCGCATCGCCGACGCCAGGCGCGCAGGAGTGCGGCTCTCGGTCGAGACGTGCCCCCACTACCTCACGCTCACCGCAGAAGAGGTCCCGGCCGGCGCAACGGCCTTCAAGTGCTGCCCGCCGATCCGCGAGGCCGCGAATCGCGACGCCCTCTGGAGCGGCCTCGAGTCGGGCGCGATCGACTTCATCGTCTCCGACCACTCACCGGCGCCGGCCGAACTGAAGTACGCGGGCCACGGCGACTTCGTCGAGGCATGGGGCGGGATCGCCTCCCTCCAGCTCGGGCTGCCGCTCGTCTGGTCGGGAGCACGCGAGCGCGGCATCCCGCTGGAACAGGTGGTCGAGTGGATGTCGGGCGCACCGGCGCGTCGGGTCGGCCTGACGGAGAAGGGCCGCATCGCCGAAGGCGCCGCGGCCGACTTCGCCGTCTTCGCGCCCGATGAGACGTTCACGGTCGAGGCGTCGGCGCTCGAGCACCGCCACGCCGTGTGCCCCTACGATGGACGCGAACTCTCAGGAGTGGTTCGGGCGACGCTGCTCGCGGGGCATCCGGTCGACCGGGCCGCCGCGCGGGGTCGACTGCTCCGCAGGGACGGGATCGAACGATGA
- a CDS encoding TOBE domain-containing protein gives MTQYRISEAASLVGVSDDTIRRWVHDGLLRAEKDAAGRQVVAGDELAARAVAIAATVHDTSAVQRSARNRFVGLVTRVEIDGLMAQVELQCGPHRVVSLMSAEAARELRLEVGSKAVAVVKATMVALETENDGRA, from the coding sequence ATGACGCAGTATCGGATCAGCGAGGCGGCATCGCTCGTCGGCGTGAGCGATGACACGATCCGCAGGTGGGTGCACGACGGGCTGCTGCGAGCCGAGAAGGATGCCGCGGGGCGGCAGGTCGTCGCCGGCGACGAGCTCGCGGCACGAGCCGTCGCGATCGCCGCGACCGTGCACGACACCAGCGCGGTGCAGCGGAGCGCCCGCAACCGCTTCGTCGGCCTCGTCACCCGCGTCGAGATCGACGGTCTCATGGCCCAGGTCGAACTGCAATGCGGGCCGCACCGGGTGGTCTCCCTCATGTCTGCCGAGGCGGCACGGGAGCTGCGCCTCGAGGTCGGCTCGAAGGCGGTCGCCGTCGTCAAGGCGACGATGGTCGCCCTCGAGACCGAGAACGACGGCCGCGCATGA
- the xdhB gene encoding xanthine dehydrogenase molybdopterin binding subunit codes for MSSLADRPVNPVVGLSAAHESAALHATGAAMYTDDLAVQTAGALTAWPVQSTEAHARVSVDVAPAYEVPGVVRVLTAADVPGLDDAGIKHDEPLFPGEAMYSGHALVWVLGETQEAARLGAEAVRVTYERLSSCITVAEAIAAGSYQGIARTVARGDAAAAMADSVHVFEGVSEVGGQEHFYLETQASLAVLDSEGQYFVQCSTQHPSETQAIVAHVLDVPASRVTVQSLRMGGAFGGKEMQPHGFAAIAALGAKLTGRPVRLRLNRTQDITMTGKRHPFHIVWKAGFSADGLIQALDATLTADGGWSLDLSEPVLGRALCHVDNAYWIPNVHVHGRIAKTNKTSQTAFRGFGGPQGMFLIEDVLGRAAPVLGIEPAELRRRNFYRQGQRTPYGQLVKDAGRLGTIWDQLSRESDLEARRGEVAAFNATHAEAKRGLAITPVKFGISFNFSAFNQAGALVHVYKDGSVLINHGGTEMGQGLHTKMLQVAATALGLRLEQVRLAPTRTDKVPNTSATAASSSSDLNGGAVKDACEQIRGRMAAVAGRLLDVDERDVRFEGGFVTGLGRFDERLTFAEVAEAAYLQRVQLWAAGFYRTEGLHWNPDLMQGSPFKYFAYGAAATEVEVDGFTGAIRVRRVDIVHDVGDSLSPMLDLGQIEGGYVQGLGWLTLEELRWDETDGPGRGRLLTQSASTYKLPSFSEMPEEFNVRLFEDAREDGAIYGSKAVGEPPLMLAFSAREAIRAAVGAFGPPGRSVELGSPATPEAVFWAVEAARATMAEAAIVAGDDDSDSGLVTAGVTGA; via the coding sequence ATGAGCTCGCTCGCCGATCGCCCCGTCAATCCCGTCGTCGGCCTCAGCGCCGCCCACGAGAGCGCAGCGCTGCACGCGACCGGCGCCGCGATGTACACCGACGATCTCGCCGTGCAGACGGCCGGCGCGCTCACCGCGTGGCCGGTGCAGTCGACCGAGGCGCACGCCCGGGTGAGCGTCGACGTCGCCCCCGCCTACGAGGTGCCCGGCGTGGTGCGCGTGCTGACGGCCGCCGACGTGCCCGGGCTCGACGACGCCGGGATCAAGCACGACGAACCCCTCTTCCCGGGCGAGGCGATGTACTCCGGCCACGCGCTCGTCTGGGTGCTCGGCGAGACGCAGGAGGCGGCGCGTCTGGGCGCCGAGGCGGTGCGCGTCACGTACGAACGATTGAGCTCGTGCATCACCGTGGCCGAGGCGATCGCCGCCGGGTCGTATCAGGGCATCGCCCGCACCGTCGCCCGAGGCGATGCCGCGGCGGCGATGGCGGATTCGGTGCACGTCTTCGAGGGTGTCAGCGAGGTCGGCGGCCAGGAGCACTTCTACCTCGAGACCCAGGCATCGCTCGCCGTGCTCGACTCGGAGGGCCAGTACTTCGTGCAGTGCTCGACGCAGCACCCGTCGGAGACGCAGGCGATCGTCGCCCACGTGCTCGACGTGCCGGCGAGCCGCGTCACCGTGCAGTCGCTCCGCATGGGGGGTGCATTCGGCGGCAAGGAGATGCAGCCGCACGGGTTCGCCGCGATCGCCGCGCTCGGCGCGAAGCTCACGGGTCGCCCCGTGCGCCTGCGACTGAACCGTACGCAGGACATCACCATGACCGGCAAGCGGCACCCGTTCCACATCGTCTGGAAGGCGGGCTTCTCCGCCGACGGGCTGATCCAGGCGCTCGACGCCACCCTCACCGCCGACGGCGGCTGGAGCCTCGATCTCTCGGAGCCCGTGCTCGGCCGTGCGCTCTGCCACGTCGACAACGCCTACTGGATTCCGAACGTGCACGTCCACGGCCGCATCGCGAAGACGAACAAGACCTCGCAGACGGCGTTCCGCGGCTTCGGCGGGCCGCAGGGCATGTTCCTCATCGAGGACGTCCTCGGCCGCGCCGCGCCAGTGCTCGGCATCGAGCCCGCCGAGCTCCGCAGGAGGAACTTCTACCGGCAGGGCCAGCGCACGCCGTACGGCCAGCTCGTGAAGGACGCCGGCCGGCTCGGGACGATCTGGGACCAGCTCAGCCGCGAGAGCGATCTCGAGGCGCGGCGCGGCGAGGTGGCGGCGTTCAACGCGACGCACGCCGAGGCGAAGCGCGGCCTCGCGATCACTCCGGTGAAGTTCGGCATCTCGTTCAACTTCTCCGCCTTCAACCAGGCCGGCGCGCTCGTGCACGTCTACAAGGACGGCTCGGTGCTCATCAACCACGGCGGCACCGAGATGGGCCAGGGCCTGCACACCAAGATGCTGCAGGTCGCGGCGACGGCGCTGGGCCTCCGCCTCGAACAGGTGCGCCTCGCCCCGACGCGCACCGACAAGGTGCCGAACACCTCGGCCACCGCGGCCTCGTCGAGTTCGGACCTCAACGGCGGTGCCGTGAAGGACGCCTGCGAGCAGATCCGCGGACGGATGGCGGCGGTCGCCGGACGGCTCCTCGACGTCGACGAGCGAGACGTGCGATTCGAGGGCGGATTCGTCACCGGACTCGGCAGGTTCGACGAGCGACTCACCTTCGCCGAGGTCGCGGAGGCGGCGTACCTGCAGCGCGTGCAGCTCTGGGCGGCCGGCTTCTACCGCACCGAGGGGCTGCACTGGAACCCCGACCTGATGCAGGGCTCGCCGTTCAAGTACTTCGCCTACGGCGCCGCCGCGACCGAGGTCGAGGTCGACGGGTTCACGGGCGCCATCCGGGTGCGCCGCGTCGATATCGTCCACGACGTGGGCGACTCGCTCTCGCCCATGCTCGACCTCGGCCAGATCGAGGGCGGGTACGTGCAGGGCCTCGGATGGCTCACGCTCGAGGAGCTCCGCTGGGACGAGACCGACGGCCCGGGCCGAGGGCGACTGCTGACCCAGTCGGCGAGCACGTACAAGCTGCCGAGTTTCTCGGAGATGCCCGAGGAGTTCAACGTGCGTCTCTTCGAGGACGCCCGCGAAGACGGCGCGATCTACGGCTCGAAGGCGGTCGGCGAGCCACCGCTCATGCTCGCATTCAGCGCCCGCGAGGCGATCCGCGCCGCGGTCGGCGCGTTCGGTCCCCCCGGGCGGAGCGTCGAACTCGGCTCGCCGGCGACGCCCGAGGCGGTGTTCTGGGCGGTCGAGGCGGCACGGGCCACGATGGCGGAGGCCGCCATCGTCGCCGGCGACGACGACAGCGACTCCGGGCTCGTCACCGCCGGCGTGACCGGGGCGTAG
- a CDS encoding xanthine dehydrogenase small subunit, whose amino-acid sequence MDDIAVTVNGRRRPVLADAHTSALEWLREIGLSGAKEGCAEGECGACAMLLAAPDDRGGTQWTAVNACLVPVAALNGQEIVTAEGLGSPESLHPVQEKLAEAGGSQCGYCTPGFACSMADEYYRSDRAPAVAGEERGPNGFELHSLSGNLCRCTGYRPIRDAAYALGAPAADDELAARRARPAPVAVATDVRSGGGRFVRPVSLVDALGMLRDEPGALLVAGSTDLGVEVNLRGLRPPLVIAIERLEELRTLSVGTNVIEIGAALTLSEVERGLADRVPLLAQLLPQFASRLIRNRATFGGNLGTASPIGDAAPALLALDARLVLASSDGEREVRLAEYFTGYRQSVRRADELIRAVRIPLPLAGVAGFHKIAKRRFDDISSVAVGFALDVDDGVITSARIGLGGVAATPLRAHATEAVLVGAPWNVATVRAASKVLQAEGTPISDHRASDEYRSHMLGNALLKLYSAALIASKEVPA is encoded by the coding sequence ATGGATGACATCGCCGTGACCGTCAACGGTCGGCGGCGCCCCGTGCTCGCCGACGCCCACACGAGCGCGCTCGAGTGGCTGCGCGAGATCGGCCTGTCGGGTGCCAAGGAGGGCTGCGCCGAGGGCGAGTGCGGCGCTTGCGCGATGCTGCTCGCCGCGCCCGACGACCGGGGCGGCACGCAGTGGACGGCGGTGAACGCCTGCCTGGTGCCCGTCGCCGCGCTGAACGGGCAGGAGATCGTCACCGCAGAGGGCCTCGGCTCACCCGAGTCGCTGCACCCGGTGCAGGAGAAGCTCGCCGAGGCCGGCGGGTCGCAATGCGGCTACTGCACGCCCGGGTTCGCGTGCAGCATGGCCGACGAGTACTACCGCTCCGATCGCGCACCGGCCGTCGCCGGCGAGGAGCGCGGCCCCAACGGCTTCGAACTGCACTCGCTGAGCGGCAACCTCTGCCGGTGCACCGGCTACCGGCCGATCCGGGACGCCGCCTACGCGCTCGGCGCCCCGGCGGCCGACGACGAGCTGGCTGCGCGCCGCGCTCGGCCCGCTCCTGTCGCCGTGGCGACCGACGTCCGCAGCGGCGGCGGCCGATTCGTCCGCCCCGTGTCCCTCGTCGACGCGCTCGGGATGCTCCGCGACGAGCCGGGCGCCCTCCTCGTCGCGGGGTCCACCGATCTCGGCGTCGAGGTGAACCTGCGAGGTCTCCGACCGCCGCTCGTCATCGCGATCGAGCGGCTCGAGGAGCTGCGAACCCTGTCGGTCGGCACCAACGTGATCGAGATCGGCGCGGCACTCACGCTGTCGGAGGTCGAACGAGGGCTCGCCGATCGCGTGCCGCTCCTCGCGCAGCTCCTTCCGCAGTTCGCGTCCCGGCTGATCCGCAACCGCGCGACGTTCGGCGGCAACCTCGGCACCGCGTCGCCCATCGGCGATGCCGCCCCGGCGCTCCTCGCGCTCGACGCCCGACTCGTGCTCGCCTCGAGCGACGGCGAGCGCGAGGTGCGACTCGCCGAGTACTTCACCGGCTATCGCCAGTCGGTGCGCCGAGCCGACGAGCTCATCCGCGCCGTGCGCATCCCCCTGCCGCTCGCGGGCGTCGCGGGGTTCCACAAGATCGCGAAACGACGCTTCGACGACATCTCGAGCGTCGCCGTCGGCTTCGCCCTCGACGTCGACGACGGGGTGATCACCTCGGCGCGCATCGGACTCGGTGGCGTGGCCGCCACCCCGCTGCGTGCGCACGCCACGGAGGCGGTGCTCGTCGGCGCGCCGTGGAACGTCGCGACCGTGCGCGCCGCATCGAAGGTGCTGCAGGCCGAGGGCACTCCGATCTCCGATCACCGCGCCTCGGACGAGTACCGCTCGCACATGCTGGGCAACGCACTGCTGAAGCTCTACAGCGCCGCGCTCATCGCGTCGAAGGAGGTGCCGGCATGA
- the modA gene encoding molybdate ABC transporter substrate-binding protein — MTPRFRLIAASAAVVVIAFAGCSAPDSGAGASPASGTDEGGLSGTLTVFAAASLTGAFDELAAEFETRHPDLDVAPITYDGSATLATQLIEGAAADVFASADERNLAKLDDAGLLGGEPEAFATNVLEIAVQPGNPLDIDGLDDLGDEASARPLVVVCAPEVPCGTAAAKLLELAGVALTPASEEQNVSAVLTKVRSGEADAGLVYVTDIAAAAGEVDGVPIEGADAATNVYPIAELAGAANPAAARAFVEFIQSREGAAVLASYGFGSP, encoded by the coding sequence ATGACCCCGCGCTTCCGGCTCATCGCCGCGTCGGCCGCGGTCGTCGTGATCGCCTTCGCCGGCTGCTCGGCTCCGGACTCGGGTGCCGGCGCCTCCCCCGCTTCCGGCACGGACGAGGGAGGTCTGAGCGGAACGCTCACGGTCTTCGCCGCCGCATCACTCACGGGCGCCTTCGACGAACTCGCCGCCGAGTTCGAGACCCGGCACCCCGACCTCGACGTCGCACCGATCACGTACGACGGATCGGCCACCCTCGCCACGCAGCTCATCGAGGGCGCAGCGGCCGACGTGTTCGCCTCCGCCGACGAACGGAACCTGGCGAAGCTCGACGATGCCGGCCTCCTCGGCGGCGAGCCGGAGGCCTTCGCCACGAACGTGCTCGAGATCGCGGTGCAGCCCGGCAATCCGCTCGACATCGACGGCCTCGACGACCTCGGCGACGAGGCATCCGCTCGCCCGCTCGTCGTGGTCTGCGCGCCCGAGGTGCCCTGCGGCACCGCGGCGGCGAAGCTCCTCGAGCTCGCCGGGGTCGCGCTGACCCCCGCGAGCGAAGAGCAGAACGTGAGCGCGGTGCTCACGAAGGTGCGTTCCGGCGAGGCCGATGCCGGGCTCGTCTACGTCACCGACATCGCGGCGGCGGCGGGCGAGGTCGACGGCGTCCCGATCGAGGGCGCGGATGCCGCGACGAACGTCTACCCGATCGCCGAGCTCGCCGGTGCGGCCAATCCCGCGGCGGCACGCGCATTCGTCGAGTTCATCCAGTCACGGGAGGGGGCAGCGGTGCTCGCCTCGTACGGATTCGGAAGCCCGTGA
- a CDS encoding DUF6986 family protein yields MAHVRSTRAAPAPRTALTAADLAAVDRRLAATDALLERAYPGDDGSRQPVHTVYVPADRYGAGLPGEWGAAALAAAESTGGLEALAERVGVERSLVDVVVPAVRDKLEREPIEDLRLDFEDGYGDRGDEVEDSDAWRLAERVAAAVAAGLAPPFIGVRVKSFEAPTRARGIRTLDLFVSTLVARGELPGGLVLTLPKVSTVAQVEAMAEVAAALERAHGLPDGRLRFEVQVETPQLVLGPDGDSPLAQLPTAVPGRISALHYGTYDYSASLQISPANQSMEHPVADHAKEVMRLAAAGTGIRLSDGSTNILPLGDRADEAWRLHARLVRRSLDRGFYQGWDLHPHQLPTRFIATYAFFREGYAEASGRLRGYLGGAAGAAGAVLDEPATARALADFVLRGVECGAIAEAEVVDDVGIDRRALSAIAHPRLANG; encoded by the coding sequence ATGGCCCACGTCCGCAGCACACGTGCCGCACCCGCTCCGCGCACCGCGCTCACGGCGGCCGACCTCGCTGCCGTCGACCGACGCCTCGCCGCGACCGACGCGCTGCTCGAGCGCGCCTACCCCGGTGACGACGGCTCGCGCCAGCCCGTGCACACCGTGTACGTCCCGGCCGACCGGTACGGCGCGGGCCTGCCGGGGGAGTGGGGCGCTGCCGCGCTCGCCGCCGCGGAGTCCACGGGCGGCCTCGAGGCGCTCGCGGAACGAGTCGGCGTCGAGCGATCGCTCGTCGACGTCGTGGTGCCCGCCGTGCGCGACAAGCTCGAGCGGGAACCGATCGAAGACCTGCGCCTCGACTTCGAGGACGGCTACGGCGATCGCGGCGACGAGGTCGAGGACTCCGACGCCTGGCGCCTGGCGGAACGCGTCGCAGCGGCCGTCGCGGCAGGGCTCGCGCCGCCCTTCATCGGCGTGCGCGTGAAGAGCTTCGAAGCGCCGACACGGGCGCGGGGCATCCGCACGCTCGATCTCTTCGTGAGCACCCTCGTCGCCCGCGGGGAGCTGCCGGGCGGTCTCGTGCTCACGCTGCCGAAGGTCTCGACGGTCGCCCAGGTCGAGGCGATGGCGGAGGTCGCGGCCGCCCTCGAGCGCGCGCACGGGCTGCCCGACGGCCGGCTCCGCTTCGAGGTGCAGGTCGAGACGCCGCAACTGGTGCTGGGCCCCGACGGCGACTCGCCGCTCGCGCAGCTGCCGACCGCCGTGCCGGGCCGCATCAGCGCGCTCCACTACGGCACCTACGACTACAGCGCGTCGCTGCAGATCTCGCCGGCGAACCAGTCGATGGAGCATCCGGTCGCCGACCACGCGAAGGAGGTCATGCGGCTCGCGGCGGCGGGCACCGGCATCCGGCTCTCCGACGGGTCGACGAACATCCTCCCGCTCGGCGACCGAGCCGACGAGGCCTGGCGCCTCCACGCGCGGCTCGTGCGCCGGTCGCTCGACCGCGGCTTCTACCAGGGCTGGGACCTGCACCCCCACCAGCTTCCGACCCGCTTCATCGCGACCTACGCGTTCTTCCGCGAGGGATATGCCGAGGCATCCGGGCGCCTTCGCGGCTACCTGGGCGGCGCGGCCGGCGCTGCCGGCGCGGTGCTCGACGAACCGGCGACGGCCCGAGCGCTCGCCGACTTCGTGCTGCGCGGCGTCGAGTGCGGCGCGATCGCCGAGGCCGAGGTCGTCGACGACGTCGGCATCGATCGACGGGCACTCTCCGCGATCGCCCACCCGAGACTCGCGAACGGCTGA
- a CDS encoding ABC transporter permease: MTTADAARRIEQAPRAARARARNDVGAGFPSWLLLPAALGAALLVLPLVALLVRLDWAGVPAAVASPAALEALALSLSTASIATVVCIVLGVPLAVVIARSSRGVAAVLRTLATLPLVLPPLVGGIALLALLGRNGLLGGVLDVAGIRVPFTTAAVVIAQAFVALPFLVISVEGALRTAGTRYEVVAAGLGASRSTVFRRITLPLVGPGLLAGTVLCFARALGEFGATALFAGNAAGTTRTMPLAIYTAFNGAGVSEDIAIALSLMLICVAVAVLLVMRGWREDAAR, encoded by the coding sequence GTGACGACCGCCGACGCCGCTCGTCGCATCGAGCAGGCGCCTCGAGCAGCGCGAGCACGTGCTCGGAACGACGTCGGCGCGGGGTTCCCGTCGTGGCTCCTCCTGCCGGCCGCACTCGGCGCCGCACTCCTCGTACTTCCGCTCGTCGCCCTGCTCGTGCGCCTCGACTGGGCGGGGGTGCCGGCCGCGGTCGCCTCTCCCGCCGCACTCGAGGCGCTCGCCCTCTCCCTCTCGACGGCGAGCATCGCGACCGTCGTGTGCATCGTGCTCGGGGTGCCGCTCGCCGTCGTCATCGCCCGCAGTTCGCGAGGCGTCGCCGCCGTGCTCCGAACGCTCGCGACGCTGCCGCTCGTGCTCCCGCCGCTCGTCGGGGGCATCGCGCTGCTGGCGCTGCTCGGCCGGAACGGGCTGCTCGGCGGGGTGCTCGACGTCGCCGGCATCCGGGTGCCGTTCACGACCGCCGCCGTGGTCATCGCACAGGCGTTCGTGGCGCTGCCGTTCCTCGTGATCTCGGTCGAAGGGGCGCTGCGCACCGCCGGCACGCGGTACGAGGTGGTCGCCGCGGGGCTCGGCGCGAGCCGTTCGACGGTCTTCCGGCGCATCACCCTGCCGCTCGTCGGCCCTGGGCTCCTCGCGGGAACCGTGCTGTGCTTCGCCCGAGCGCTCGGCGAGTTCGGCGCGACCGCGCTCTTCGCCGGCAATGCGGCGGGCACGACTCGCACCATGCCGCTCGCGATCTACACGGCCTTCAACGGGGCCGGGGTCAGCGAGGACATCGCGATCGCCCTCTCGCTCATGCTCATCTGCGTCGCCGTCGCGGTCCTGCTCGTGATGCGCGGCTGGCGTGAGGATGCCGCGAGGTGA
- a CDS encoding bifunctional allantoicase/(S)-ureidoglycine aminohydrolase yields the protein MSYFSPQGGLPAQTELLTDRAIVKEAYTVIPKGVLRDIVTSNLPGFTDSRSWILARPIAGFSTTFSQLIVEIGPGGGAERPEQEAAVEGVVFVTAGSLTLVLEGELHRLGAGGYAYLAAGAAWSLANDGHEPVTFQWIRKAYEPVDGIAPPGSFVTRDQDIEPREMPGTNGAWATTRFVDPDDLSHDMHVNIVTFRPGGTIPFAETHVMEHGLFVLEGKGVYRLNDDWVEVEAGDFMWLRAFCPQACYAGGPGPFRYLLYKDVNRQIRLS from the coding sequence ATGAGCTACTTCTCGCCGCAGGGCGGACTGCCCGCCCAGACCGAGCTCCTCACCGACCGGGCGATCGTGAAGGAGGCGTACACGGTCATTCCGAAGGGGGTGCTGCGCGACATCGTGACGAGCAACCTGCCGGGCTTCACCGACTCGAGGTCGTGGATCCTCGCCCGTCCGATCGCGGGCTTCTCGACGACGTTCTCGCAGTTGATCGTCGAGATCGGGCCTGGCGGCGGCGCCGAGCGACCCGAGCAGGAGGCCGCCGTCGAAGGCGTCGTGTTCGTCACCGCCGGTTCGCTCACGCTCGTGCTCGAGGGCGAGCTGCACCGGCTGGGCGCGGGCGGGTACGCCTACCTCGCTGCGGGTGCGGCGTGGTCGCTCGCGAACGACGGCCACGAGCCCGTGACCTTCCAGTGGATCAGGAAGGCCTACGAGCCGGTCGACGGCATCGCACCGCCGGGCTCGTTCGTCACGCGCGACCAGGACATCGAGCCGCGCGAGATGCCGGGCACGAATGGGGCGTGGGCGACGACCCGCTTCGTCGACCCCGACGACCTCTCGCACGACATGCACGTCAACATCGTGACGTTCCGGCCGGGCGGCACGATTCCGTTCGCGGAGACCCACGTCATGGAGCACGGGCTCTTCGTGCTCGAGGGCAAGGGCGTCTACCGCCTCAACGACGATTGGGTGGAGGTCGAGGCGGGGGACTTCATGTGGCTTCGGGCCTTCTGTCCGCAGGCGTGCTACGCGGGCGGGCCGGGGCCGTTCCGCTACCTGCTCTACAAGGACGTGAACCGGCAGATCCGGCTCTCGTGA
- a CDS encoding nucleoside deaminase gives MDQFDASPTRRPSDSAAEQLVAGHLERAVDLATENVRKGGGPFGAIVVAADGRIFEGVNRVTANLDPTAHAEVTAIRAACQGLGSFELSGATLYSSCEPCPMCLAASLWARIDRVFFAADRNDAADAGFDDAMFYRYFDDGPEAREVMPVANLDLGAARRIAPFTEWRSTESRIEY, from the coding sequence ATGGACCAGTTCGATGCATCTCCGACGCGGCGTCCGTCCGACTCCGCTGCCGAACAGCTCGTCGCCGGTCACCTCGAGCGCGCCGTCGACCTCGCCACCGAGAACGTGCGGAAGGGCGGCGGTCCGTTCGGGGCCATCGTGGTCGCGGCCGACGGGCGGATCTTCGAAGGCGTCAACCGGGTCACCGCGAACCTCGACCCCACGGCGCACGCCGAGGTCACGGCCATCCGGGCGGCGTGCCAGGGACTCGGCAGCTTCGAGCTCAGCGGCGCCACGCTCTACTCGAGCTGCGAGCCGTGCCCGATGTGCCTCGCCGCTTCGCTGTGGGCGCGGATCGATCGCGTCTTCTTCGCCGCGGACCGCAACGACGCCGCCGATGCCGGGTTCGACGATGCGATGTTCTATCGCTACTTCGACGACGGGCCCGAGGCACGCGAGGTGATGCCGGTCGCGAACCTCGATCTCGGCGCTGCACGGCGCATCGCCCCGTTCACGGAGTGGCGCAGCACCGAATCGCGGATCGAGTACTGA